The genome window TCGGCGCGGATGAGATAGGCATTTGACAGGTCGGCGTGAACTAAACTGGCATTGAGCAAGTTGGCGTGGCAGAGGTCGGCTCGGCTGAGGTCGGCCCCGCTCAATTTGGCTTCGCTGAGGTCGGCCCAGCGAAGATTGCAGCCGCTGAGGATGGCCCAGCGCAAATTGACGCCGCTGAGGTCGGCTCCGCTGAGTACGGCTTGAGTGAGGTTGGCTTGTCTCAGTTCTGTGCCTCGCAAGTCGGCGCCGCTGAGATCGGCTCGGCTGAGGTCGGCTCCTTGCAGGTTGGCTTGTTCGAGGTTGGCTTCTGTCAAGCACGCGCCGCTGAGGTGAGCGCCTCGAAGGTTGGCTTGAGCGAGATTGGCTCCTCGAAGGGTGGCTTCGGTGAGGGTGGCGCCGCTGAGGTTGGCGCCGCTGAGGTTGGCGCCGCTTAGTTCGGCTCGAATGAGCTCGGCTCTGATCAGTTTCGCTCCTATGAGTATGGCTTTTTTGAGGTCAACTCGGACTAGGTAGGCGACGTTGAGGTCGGCGTCGGTGAGGTCGGCGCCGCCTAGATGGGCGCCGCTGAGTCTGGCGATGTTGAGTTTGGCACCTGTGAGGTTGGTTTTGCTGAGGTTGGCTCCGCTCAGGTTTGCTACACTCAGATTCGCACCCTTGAGGTTGGCTCCGCTCAAGTTGACGCCGCTGAGGTTGGCCTCAGTCAGGTTGATTCCGGCAAAGTTTCTTTCTCCGGCGGCATATTTTTTCAGGAGTTCCTCGACTGTCATGGGGGCGGCACCGTATCAAATATCCCCATTTTATTGCTATGAATATCGGTATTGTAGGACTGGGTTTAATTGGCGGCTCGATCGGGCTGGATTTGCGATCGCGCGGGTTTAATGTTTTTGGGGTTTCGAGTCGGCAGCAGACTTGCTCTCGGGCGCAAGCTCGCGGTGTTGTCAATGAAGCCAGCATAAACCTGTCTCTAATGGCAGCAGCCGATGTGGTTTTTATTTGCACGCCGCTCTTGTCGATCGAGCCGATCGTCCGAGAGTTGGTGCCCTATCTTTCCCCTGATACTATTGTAACCGATGTCGGTTCCGTAAAAACACCCATAGTGCAGGCTGTATCTCCTCTGTGGCCGAACTTTGTGGGGGGACACCCGATGGCGGGGACTGCTGAAAGCGGGATTGAGGCGGCGGTGCCGGATTTGTTTGTGGGCCGGCCTTACGTGGTGACGCCGACTGCCCAGACGCCGCCGCGTGCGGTGGATAAGGTTGAGGAAATTGCGCGGTTGCTGGGTGCTAAAGTTTACCGATGTGGCCCGATCGAGCACGATCGAGCTGTGGCTTGGATTTCTCATTTGCCGCTCATGGCGAGCGCGACGCTGGTGGCGGCCTGCGATCTTGAGGGCGATCGGGATATTGTTAATTTAGCCCAAAATTTGGCGAGTTCGGGTTTTCGGGATACGAGCCGGGTTGGGGGCGGCAATCCCGAGCTGGGAGTGATGGTGGCAAAGTACAATCGAGAGGAATTGTTGCGATCGCTCTCTATTTACCGCGACTGTCTCGACGGGTTCATCAGCGATATCGAAGACGAAAATTGGCAAGCTATCGAACACAAGCTGAAGCTGACTCAACAAGCGAGACAGAATTACAAATTGTGATCCAAAAATTACTTAAAACGGTTCCCGTCTAGATTATGATTTGTGGACGCCTATATATTGAGTTTCCATGTACGCTTATTCTCGAGTCAAGCGATTTTTACTGGGTGAATCTCTTCCGACTAGCGCATCTGTTCACGAACGGCTGAGCAACGCTACTGGACTAGCTGTTCTGGCTTCCGATGCACTTTCGTCTGTTGCCTACGCTACTCAAGAAACTCTGCTGGTACTGTTACTAGCGGGGAGTAGTAGTTTGAGTTTATCGCTGCCTATTTCTGGAATTATTATTTTACTGTTGGCGATCGTGGCGCTGTCTTACCGACAGACAATTAAAGCGTACCCCAAAGGCGGTGGCGCTTACCTTGTGGCGCGAGAAAATTTAGGTATTTATCCTGGTTTGATCGCGGCAGCTTCGCTGATGATTGATTACATCCTCACCGTAACAGTCAGTATTTCGGCTGGCGTTGCGGCTTTGACTTCTGCAGTTCCCTCGCTGCACCCCTACACAGTTGAACTGTGCTTATTTTTTATTGTCCTCATCATGTTTGCCAATCTCAGGGGATTGCGGGAATCTGGCAATATATTTATGGTTCCCACCTATGCGTTTCTCGTTGGCATTTTTGTTTTGATTGGCTGCGGTTTATTCCAACAGGCAACAGGTCAGGTTATGCCGACTTTACAAAATATTCCAGCTAAGGAACCTTTGGGATTATTTCTGCTGGCGCGGGCGTTTGCGGCGGGCTGTACAGCCCTGACAGGAGTTGAAGCCATATCAGACGGGGTGTTGGCTTTTAAGCCTCCTGAATGGAAAAATGCGCGCCTGACTTTGAGCTATATGGGGGGAATTTTGGGAGCGATGTTTTTGGGGATTAGTTACTTGGCTCATATTTATCAGGTGATTCCTACAGAACATGAAACGCTCCTTTCTGTATTGGGAAAACAGATTTTTGGTGTCGGTATATTTTATTACTATTTGCAGGCAGCGACTCTGTTAATTTTGCTGTTGGCGGCGAATACGAGTTATGCTGATTTTCCGCGACTTTGTTATTTTTTGGCGCGGGACGGTTTTTTGCCCAGGCAGTTGTCGCTGTTGGGCGATCGCCTGGTTTATTCTAATGGCATTAATCTGCTCAGCTTCTGCGCTGCTCTTTTAATTATCATCTTTCGAGGCAATACAAGTGCGGTGCTTCCCCTGTATGCGGTTGGAGTTTTCACTTCTTTTACTCTCTCCCAATCGGGAATGGTAATTCACTGGTTTAAGGAACGAGGTAAAGGTTGGCAAGTTAGTGCTGTGATGAACGGTATTGGTGCAGTGGCAACAACAGGAGTTTTAGCTGTAATTCTCGCTACAAAATTCCTTTTGGGAGCTTGGGTTGTCGTAGTAACTATTCCGATCGTAGTCAGTCTATTTTTAGCTATTCACCGACACTATCGGTATGTCGCGGCTCGGTTGAGCATTCAGGGAATAGAACCGAGGTCTTATCTTCGCAGACCTAGAGTTAAGACGGTGACACATCCGGCAGTGGTGTTAGTCGGGCAGTTGCACCGGGGAACTTTCGAGGCCCTCGATTACGCTCGTTTAATTGCTGATGAAGTTGTGGCAGTTCACGTGGATATTGGTTTGACCGATCGAGAAAAATTACAATTAGCTTGGAAAGATTTGCAGTCAGACATTCCTTTGGAAATTCTGGACTCGCCTTACCGTTCTGTTGGTTCGCCTTTGACACACTTTTTGACTTTGTTTGAAGAGCAGCGACCGGGAGTATATTTAACGCTGATCATTCCGGCTTTTGTAACGCGAAATTGGTGGGAGGGACTGCTGCACAATCAAACTGCTTTCTTTTTGAAAGCGGCTTTGCGGGCTAAAAAAAGTCGGGTTGTAACAACGGTTAGATATTTTCTTTAAGGGGGGATGGGCAACCACGGGGGATTGCCCCTACTTCTTCGCAATTAAGACTGGAATGCGGTCGGACGCGCTGGCTCAAGAAACCCGGTTTCTTCGCAAAATCTTGGGTTTGGATGCGATTTTGCTAGGCAGAAACCCGGTTTCTGACACCGTTTGGTAAGTCATATATAGCCTTTCGAGCGTAACATGAGGTACGATCTGACATAGGGCATAGAGCATAAGCTTTTTAGCATTTAAACTGGGTGCTTCAGAGGCTGAAACCCTTTACAGGCTTAGATAGCCTCGAAAATTTAAATGGTGAACAGCTTACCTCACTTTCTTAAGAACCGCTATATATTTATTAAAAATTTAATGAAAGGATTGACATATCAAAAATGATATGTTAGAAATTTAGTCGTTAGAAAAGTTGCCTTTCAACTGATCTTAAAAAAGATTGCGGCTGCTGAACCCAAGTCTTTTGTTCCCTAAAAAATCTCTTCAACTTTTGGGGGTTGCTATGCAACCCGCATCAGACTATTTATGCAGCAGCCAAAAAACTTGAACAGGCTTTTGCGAGCTTTGTCTCGGCAAGGTCTTGATGTTAGTTACGACAATAAAGTCTACTCTATTTCTCTCAATAGTTCTCTGCATGAACACTGGCAAGATGCCAGTGCCACAAGAGAACTCAATAGTTCTTTGCATGAACACTGGCAAGATGCCAGTGCCACAACAGCAGAAGTTTTGCTCCCAGAGGATTTTCCTGTGGAAGCAAAGGCGCTCAAACAGTTAGCAAATTTGGCGAATGTTCGACACCCTCAAGGCGGCTGCGTTTGCCGCGCTTGCGCTACTCCAGATTTCCATCCGGGGGATGCGGGAGTGGCGATCGGCTCTATTGTAGAAACAGCAGGAATGGTGATTCCGGCGGCTACCGGTTCGGATATTAACTGCGGGATGCGGTTACACGTTGCGGATTTGTCGATCGAACAATTCCTCAGTCAGCGCGATCGATTTGTAGAATTGCTCAAAGGCGATTATTTTTTCGGTACTCGCGATGTCAGCATGACTGCAAAAACTGCTCGCGCGATGTTCCAACACGGGATTCCCGGATGGCTGGATGCTTTGCGGGACAAGGCAACCGGCAGCACTGCCAATTCGGATTTCGAGCAGTTGGCGACAGAGTGCGAGCGCACTTTCCTCGGCGGTTCCATGAATGGCGATGTCAAATGGGCCCCCGCAGAATTAGTCCCAAACGACGGCTTAGTCAGGGATGGCGGCTTAGGTACCATTGGCGGCGGCAATCACTTTGTCGAAATTCAAGTGGTTGACGAAGTGGTGGACAAGGCTACGGCTTATACTTGGGGAGTTCGATCGGGACAAATCGCTTTCATGATTCACTCCGGTTCGCGGAATGTCGGCAAATACATCGGCGGAATGTGGCGCGATCGAGCTTGCGAAGCCTGGGCTACAACCCTGAAACATCCTAAATCCAGGCTTTTTCCGCTGTCTGTCGCAGCAAATCCCGAACTTGTGAGCAGCTACCTGCAAGCGGAAGCAACCGCTGCTAATTACGGTTTTATCAACCGCTTACTGCTAGCTGAACTTCTGCGCTTGCGTTTGCGGCAAGTTTTCGGCGATGTCGAAGCTCCCTTAGTATACGATTTGCCTCACAATATTACCTTAGCTGAAGGTGCCGGCTGGGTGACTCGCAAAGGCGCTTGTCCGGCACATACGGGCCAGCCTGTAATTGTACCC of Oscillatoria nigro-viridis PCC 7112 contains these proteins:
- a CDS encoding prephenate/arogenate dehydrogenase, with amino-acid sequence MNIGIVGLGLIGGSIGLDLRSRGFNVFGVSSRQQTCSRAQARGVVNEASINLSLMAAADVVFICTPLLSIEPIVRELVPYLSPDTIVTDVGSVKTPIVQAVSPLWPNFVGGHPMAGTAESGIEAAVPDLFVGRPYVVTPTAQTPPRAVDKVEEIARLLGAKVYRCGPIEHDRAVAWISHLPLMASATLVAACDLEGDRDIVNLAQNLASSGFRDTSRVGGGNPELGVMVAKYNREELLRSLSIYRDCLDGFISDIEDENWQAIEHKLKLTQQARQNYKL
- a CDS encoding APC family permease, producing MYAYSRVKRFLLGESLPTSASVHERLSNATGLAVLASDALSSVAYATQETLLVLLLAGSSSLSLSLPISGIIILLLAIVALSYRQTIKAYPKGGGAYLVARENLGIYPGLIAAASLMIDYILTVTVSISAGVAALTSAVPSLHPYTVELCLFFIVLIMFANLRGLRESGNIFMVPTYAFLVGIFVLIGCGLFQQATGQVMPTLQNIPAKEPLGLFLLARAFAAGCTALTGVEAISDGVLAFKPPEWKNARLTLSYMGGILGAMFLGISYLAHIYQVIPTEHETLLSVLGKQIFGVGIFYYYLQAATLLILLLAANTSYADFPRLCYFLARDGFLPRQLSLLGDRLVYSNGINLLSFCAALLIIIFRGNTSAVLPLYAVGVFTSFTLSQSGMVIHWFKERGKGWQVSAVMNGIGAVATTGVLAVILATKFLLGAWVVVVTIPIVVSLFLAIHRHYRYVAARLSIQGIEPRSYLRRPRVKTVTHPAVVLVGQLHRGTFEALDYARLIADEVVAVHVDIGLTDREKLQLAWKDLQSDIPLEILDSPYRSVGSPLTHFLTLFEEQRPGVYLTLIIPAFVTRNWWEGLLHNQTAFFLKAALRAKKSRVVTTVRYFL
- a CDS encoding RtcB family protein translates to MQQPKNLNRLLRALSRQGLDVSYDNKVYSISLNSSLHEHWQDASATRELNSSLHEHWQDASATTAEVLLPEDFPVEAKALKQLANLANVRHPQGGCVCRACATPDFHPGDAGVAIGSIVETAGMVIPAATGSDINCGMRLHVADLSIEQFLSQRDRFVELLKGDYFFGTRDVSMTAKTARAMFQHGIPGWLDALRDKATGSTANSDFEQLATECERTFLGGSMNGDVKWAPAELVPNDGLVRDGGLGTIGGGNHFVEIQVVDEVVDKATAYTWGVRSGQIAFMIHSGSRNVGKYIGGMWRDRACEAWATTLKHPKSRLFPLSVAANPELVSSYLQAEATAANYGFINRLLLAELLRLRLRQVFGDVEAPLVYDLPHNITLAEGAGWVTRKGACPAHTGQPVIVPGSMGAPSYLLIGKGNDRFLRSASHGAGRARSRFDMSRKGVDKTDSTLGLIGVDCITLREERRIEEAPAAYKPIQPVIDVQVEAQIVGAVAKLKPVLTFKA